One Paucibacter aquatile genomic window, CAGGATGCCGTTCAGCGGCGTGCGGATTTCGTGGCTCATCACCGCGACGAAACGGCTCTTGCTGGTGCTTTGGTGCTCGGCCGACTGCAGGGCCTGTTGGCGCTGTTCGGCCACCCATGCATTGGCAAAGCGCAGGCGCAGCAGCTCGGTGTGGCGTTGCTCGATGCGGCGTGACTCGCTCAAGGCGATGCAAAGGAAGAAGCCCAGGCCCAAGGCGATCAGGGCGCCTGTTTGCGTGCCCAGGCTCAGGTTGTAGGCCATCAACGGCGCCAGGGCCAGCGTAGAGAACACCAGATTGGCTTGGAAGCGACCGCCCAACACGAACAGACCCATGGCACTCAGGCCGACCATGGAGGCCAGCATCACGCCTTCCAGCTCGGGTGCCTGCGGGGTGTGAAAGAACCAGCCCATGGCGCCCCAACTCAGCGCATCAAGGGCCAGCAATTGCAGCGCACGCCGGCGCCAGGGGAGCAAGGTTTGGAGCGGGGGGCGTTGACCGCCAAGGGGCGCCAACACATGTCGCTGGAAATGCAAGGCTTCCGCACAGCGCCAGAGCGTCACCAGAGCGCGCGCGCCGAGCCAGCCCAAGAGTAGCTCGTGAGACAGATGGGGCCAGAGCAGGTAGACGGGCAGCAGGCAAAAGGCCAGGCCCAGCAGCGTGCGCTTCAGTGTGCCTTCGAACAAGCCAAGGATTTGCTCGACCAGAACCTGGGCGGAAATATCGGGGCTCAGCCGCGTTTCGCGGCCGCCTTCCAGGTCTGCCGGGAACTCGGACGCCTGTGCGGCATCCGTCCCGTTCGCGGCCCATGCGGCCGACGCTGCTGTCATCTCTTTCACCCCTCGACGTCCGGCCGCCTCTTGCTGAGGCCGCTCCAACAGCGTGGGTTCTTGCCCACGCTTGTGATCGCTCCACTCTCGGGCGTGTTTCTACAGGGCAAAGATGACAAATTGAACCGGAACAACCCTTGAAAACCACAGTCATATGAAGTTTCCAGGGCAAACCACTAGGGTGTTTGTCTCAGCGCAATCAGGAGCTGATCAGAGCTGGACTGTGAACCCACTGCCACTCGCCGGGCTTGAGGTCGGCGGGCAAGGCCAACGCGCCGAACTGGGGTCGATGCAGACTCTCCACCCGGTTGCCGACGGCTGCCACCATGCGCTTGACCTGGTGGTACTTGCCTTCGGTGAGTGTCAGGCGCAGGCCGTGGCTGCCGAAGGCCTCGGCGCCTTCGGCCTTGACCATCTCCGGCGTGAAGCCCGGGCGTTCGCTGGCGACAGGTTTGCTCGGTTTTAGGGGCTTGCGTGATTCGCTGGCGCGGCGGGCTGCCAGCTCGGCCGGCAGCTTGGACTCTGCAGGTTCGCGCAGCTCCACGCCGGCCAAAAGCTGAGCCACCATCTCCGGCGTGACTGGATGCTTGCACTGCGCCTCGTAGACCTTGGGCACATGGTGCTTGGGGCTGGTGAGCTTGTGGATCAAGCTGCCGTCGTCGGTGAGCAGCAGCAGACCGGTGGTGTCTTCGTCTAGTCGACCCACTGGCTGGACATTGCGCTCGCGCAACGGCGCCGGCAGCAAGCTCATGACGCTCGGATGGTGCTTGGGCTTTTGCGAGCATTCATAGCCTGCCGGTTTGTTCAGCAGGATCAGCGCCTTTTCGTAAAAGGGCCAGGTCTTGCCACTGACCTCAAAGCTGAAGCCCTCGGTTTCGTATTCGGCATCCGGATCGTCTGCCTCTTCGCCGGCAATGCGAACCTCGCCGTTGTAGATCAGACCGGCGCAGAGGCGGCGGGTGCCGAAGCCTTGCGAGAACAGGATGTTGGAGAGGCGCATTTTCATATCGCTATTGTCCATGAGCCCGCTGCGCTGTTCGCACGCGGGCGCTGAAGGGGCGCTGATGCTTGCCTATGATCCACAAGCGCCAAGTCCGAGGTGATCCTCGCTGCCGCAATACTTCGCTCGCCATGGACCTCAAAATGACCGATACAACCACTTCTCGTCCTGCTCCTGTCCTGGCCATCCATGGTGGCGCTGGTACCTTGACGAGGGGCGCCATGAGTGCCGAGCAAGAGGCTCGGTATCGCGCTGCCTTGGCAGGCATTCTGCGCGCCGGTCAGGCGCAGCTCGCCGCAGGCGCAAGCTCAGTTGATGTGGTGGTGGAGGCGGTTAGGCAGCTCGAAGAGTGTGAGCTGTTCAATGCTGGCAAGGGCGCGGTTTACACGGCGGCTGGCACCCATGAGCTTGACGCCTGCGTGATGGATGGGCATGGCTGTCGTGCAGGCGCAGTGGCTGGGGTCAGCCGCACGCGCAACCCGATTCTTGCGGCTCGAGCGGTGATGGAGCACAGCGCTCATCTGCTGTTTGTCGGCGCGGCAGCCGATGAGTTCGCCGCACGCCATGGCTTGGAACAGGTGGAGCCCAGTTGGTTTGGTACGCCGCATCGCCTGGAGCAGCTTCGGCGTGCGCGGCAACTGCAGGCTGGCGTGCTGCGCGATCACGATGGTCAAGAGTTGCTGGCTCGGGATGTGTTATCGCTGCGGGGCGATGCTCGGGTGTCGGGCCCAATTGATGAGCTGACCAAGTTTGGTACGGTCGGCGCTGTCGCCCTGGATGCGGCCGACCATCTGGCGGCCGCCACTTCTACGGGTGGCATGACCAACAAGCAGGTCGGTCGAGTCGGGGATACGCCACTCGTGGGAGCCGGAACCTACGCCAACGACGCCACTGTGGCCGTGTCATGTACGGGCACGGGTGAGCTGTTCATTCGTGCTTGCGCCGCACATGATGTGTCGGCACTGATGGAATATGCCAGTCTGTCATTGGCCG contains:
- a CDS encoding isoaspartyl peptidase/L-asparaginase family protein, whose translation is MTDTTTSRPAPVLAIHGGAGTLTRGAMSAEQEARYRAALAGILRAGQAQLAAGASSVDVVVEAVRQLEECELFNAGKGAVYTAAGTHELDACVMDGHGCRAGAVAGVSRTRNPILAARAVMEHSAHLLFVGAAADEFAARHGLEQVEPSWFGTPHRLEQLRRARQLQAGVLRDHDGQELLARDVLSLRGDARVSGPIDELTKFGTVGAVALDAADHLAAATSTGGMTNKQVGRVGDTPLVGAGTYANDATVAVSCTGTGELFIRACAAHDVSALMEYASLSLAEACERVVMQKLPPDAGGLIAVSARGEVCLPFNSEGMYRGYARVAAGEPVVAVYRSE
- a CDS encoding pseudouridine synthase; protein product: MRLSNILFSQGFGTRRLCAGLIYNGEVRIAGEEADDPDAEYETEGFSFEVSGKTWPFYEKALILLNKPAGYECSQKPKHHPSVMSLLPAPLRERNVQPVGRLDEDTTGLLLLTDDGSLIHKLTSPKHHVPKVYEAQCKHPVTPEMVAQLLAGVELREPAESKLPAELAARRASESRKPLKPSKPVASERPGFTPEMVKAEGAEAFGSHGLRLTLTEGKYHQVKRMVAAVGNRVESLHRPQFGALALPADLKPGEWQWVHSPALISS